Proteins encoded in a region of the Falco rusticolus isolate bFalRus1 chromosome 10, bFalRus1.pri, whole genome shotgun sequence genome:
- the LOC119154850 gene encoding mas-related G-protein coupled receptor member D-like: MVAVATSLCFGLVPEEQTFAQRSCPVVWRLPSQSHHIQLPLTCHTNSDLVSRSWPRHTLPLLWSSCFVPPCEGLLAFAVCIWHTRPFLLVSLEAPCAQAPAAALFPGAPGGGRGRGKRRSPGAGSFAMEEKVTTDLSLSYTTSRYVDYRESIEYKCSRLPYGLLVFAGVCMGISLCGLVGNGIVMWFLGFHMKQSPFIVYILNLAVADFSLHLLFFLLMLAILSLTENCSYLYDFISLYRDFVFVVEFLCQFFDLSSLGLLTAISVERCISVFFPTWYRYHHPERLSGVVSGVLWAITGFFVFSMYLSFNFSESYETVFAGVAMAIFMLLSLAMLIFNLSMFIKLRCGSQRRHSGKLYVTVLLGVIVFFAFGIPFSAEVFLYLPSSHVLFPDDTSSLLALLNCSINPIIYFLVGSCWQCWFQGSMKAAFRQVFEEETHMPEDTMVETTV; encoded by the exons ATGGTTGCTGTGGCCACCTCACTCTGCTTTGGCCTCGTGCCTGAGGAGCAGACCTTTGCCCAGAGATCATGTCCCGTGGTCTGGAGACTCCCCTCACAATCTCATCACATTCAGCTTCCCCTCACATGTCACACAAACAGTGATCTtgtcagcaggagctggccaCGTCACACCCTTCCTCTCCTGTGGTCCTCCTGCTTTGTCCCACCATGTGAGGGGCTTCTGGCTTTTGCTGTGTGTATCTGGCATACCAGACCCTTCCTCCTGGTGAGCTTGGAGGCCCCGTGTGCtcaggctccagcagcagcactgttcCCAGGAGCACCAGGAG GAGGtagagggagagggaaaaggcgTTCGCCTGGAGCAGGGTCATTTGCCATGGAGGAGAAAGTCACAACAGACCTCTCTCTGAGCTACACGACTTCTAGATATGTGGACTACAGAGAAAGTATCGAATACAAATGCTCAAGACTACCTTACGGACTGCTGGTCTTTGCAGGTGTCTGTATGGGAATTTCTCTCTGCGGACTTGTGGGGAATGGGATAGTCATGTGGTTCCTGGGCTTCCACATGAAGCAGAGCCCTTTCATTGTCTACATCCTAAATCTAGCTGTTGCTGACTTCTCTTTGCATCTCCTCTTTTTTCTGCTCATGTTGGCAATTTTGAGCTTAACagaaaattgttcttatttgtatgattttatttctttgtacaGAGATTTTGTATTTGTAGTTGAATTTCTGTGCCAATTCTTTGACCTTAGCAGCCTGGGTCTCCTGACAGCAATCAGCGTGGAGCGGTGTATCTCAGTCTTCTTCCCAACCTGGTACCGCTACCACCACCCAGAGCGCTTGTCAGGTGTTGTAAGTGGGGTGCTCTGGGCTATCactggattttttgttttctcaatGTATCTTAGCTTTAACTTTTCCGAAAGCTACGAGACAGTATTTGCAGGCGTAGCCATGGcaattttcatgcttttgtctTTAGCAATGCTGATTTTCAACCTGTCCATGTTCATCAAACTGCGATGTGGTTCACAGAGACGACATTCAGGGAAACTCTATGTCACTGTTCTGCTAGGTGTGATTGTCTTCTTTGCCTTTGGTATTCCTTTCAGTGCAGAGGTTTTCCTCTATCTTCCAAGTTCGCATGTATTATTTCCTGATGATACATCTTCTCTGCTGGCATTGCTAAACTGTAGCATCAATCCAATCATTTACTTTctggtggggagctgctggcagtgctggttcCAAGGCTCCATGAAAGCTGCCTTTCGCCAGGTGTTTGAGGAGGAGACCCACATGCCTGAGGACACTATGGTGGAGACCACTGTGTGA